ACGACACCTCAGCCGCACAGCCGACATCCAAAAGAAAAAAGTTGCTGGGGATCACAGAACCGTTAGATTTAGTCCCCATGAGCGCTTTCGGCAATGAAAAACGGTCGCCTCCATTTTGGAGACGACCGTCGCATTGATTTCCTGTCTGTCGGCTGAACACCTGCGCCACCGAAGCCGGTGTCCACTCACGAGCCGCGCGGGCCTTACGAGGTCGGCAGATTGGGCTTCCTGACGTTACTCCCCGCCTCGCCATCTCCCGAGGACTCCGTGACACCGTCTGTCACCGTCGCGTCGTCGTTTTCCTCGTCCTCGTCCCACTCTTCGATCGCTTTGATCACCGCCTCGACAATTTCGTCTTCGTCGACGGTGCCCACGATTTCACCGCGCTTGAAGAGGTGTGCACGACCGCGACCAAGAGAGACGCCAAGATCAGCCCCCGAGGCTTCCCCCGGTCCGTTGACGGCGCAGCCCATCAGCGCCACGTTCAGGTCCTTGTCGAAGTTCTGCGCCGCTACTGCTTCCTCGACTTCCTCGACGATGGTGAACAGGTCTCCGACGAGACGACCGCAGGTCGGGCAAGCGATGATGTTGACCCCAGGACGGCCGATGCCGAGCGACTTCAGGATGCGGTGACCCACCTTTACCTCCTCCACCGGATCCGTCGCCAGGCTCACTCTGATCGTGTCGCCAATCCCGTCCGCGAGAAGCGTACCGATTCCCACCGAGCTTTTGACCGTACCCGTCGCAAGCGAACCACTTTCCGTGACGCCGAGATGCAGCGGATAGTCCGTCCGCTCGGCGACCATGCGGTAGGCTTGGATCATGTAGAACACATCGCTGTGCTTCACCGAGATGACGATGTCCTCGAAGCCGTTCTTCTGGCAGATCTCGACATGGCGCATCGCGCTCTCGAACAGCGCCTCCGGCTTCGGATAGCCGTACTTGTCCATCAGGTCTTTCTCCAGCGACCCGGAGTTCACGCCAATCCGAATCGGAATGCCCTTCTCCTTCGCGGCCAGAAGGACCTCCCGCTCCCATTCCGGCTTGCCAATGTTACCCGGGTTGATGCGCACCTTCGCGATGCCGGCCTCAATGGCCTTGAGCGCGTACTGGTGGTTGAAGTGGATGTCGGCCACGATCGGGACGCGGCTACCCTGGACGATATCCTTCAGGGCGTCGGCATCCTCCGGCCGGGGCACGGCGACACGAACGACGTCCGCACCGGCATCTGCCAGTCGGTGAATCTCCTCCAGGCAGGTCTCCACCTCGTGGGTTTTCGAAACGGTCATGCTCTGCACGGAGATCGGGGCGTTACCACCAATCTGTACATCGCCGACCTGAACGGGGCGGGACTCGCGACGGGGGCGTTCCATGGTACAAACGGTCAATCGATGAGGGCGAAGGGAGCGCTCGGGGCGTTCATCGTCTGCTGTACGGCTCCTCTACAGAAAGGCTCCCGAGCAGGTATAGTGATTTGGTAAAGGAAGACAGGAAAGGACGACACCGTGACACGCAGACGGGTGTTTGGTGTGGACCGCAACCTGAAGGATCGCAATGCACGTACGCCGGAATCGATTCACCTGGTCGTTAGTCCTGAGACGCCTCGTACAGGATTCGTTTCTCTTCCTCCGTGAGCGCGTCATATCCTTGCTCGCTGATCTTCTCCAGAATCCGATCGACCTCGTCTTCTTTCGAAGAGGTGGTGGTTTTCGACGACCCCGACGACGAACTCGCCGAGCGCGAGGATACAGGGGACGTCGACCCCGAGTCCGGATCCGGATTCGGATTTCCTCCCAGCCAGACTTCCAGACGACCGAGAAGACCGAGCGATTCCCCCTTCTTGGATCCGCGCCGCCCGCGCTTCTTCTTCGATCCGCCACCAAAGATGCGGGTCCAGCCCGTCAGATTCATCCCACCGCGCTCAGCTTTTGCGAATAGATATCCGCTCAACGCGCCACCCCAGTGTGCGGTTAGAGCGACGGAGTTGCTTCCCAGGT
The nucleotide sequence above comes from Longibacter salinarum. Encoded proteins:
- the ispG gene encoding flavodoxin-dependent (E)-4-hydroxy-3-methylbut-2-enyl-diphosphate synthase, which translates into the protein MERPRRESRPVQVGDVQIGGNAPISVQSMTVSKTHEVETCLEEIHRLADAGADVVRVAVPRPEDADALKDIVQGSRVPIVADIHFNHQYALKAIEAGIAKVRINPGNIGKPEWEREVLLAAKEKGIPIRIGVNSGSLEKDLMDKYGYPKPEALFESAMRHVEICQKNGFEDIVISVKHSDVFYMIQAYRMVAERTDYPLHLGVTESGSLATGTVKSSVGIGTLLADGIGDTIRVSLATDPVEEVKVGHRILKSLGIGRPGVNIIACPTCGRLVGDLFTIVEEVEEAVAAQNFDKDLNVALMGCAVNGPGEASGADLGVSLGRGRAHLFKRGEIVGTVDEDEIVEAVIKAIEEWDEDEENDDATVTDGVTESSGDGEAGSNVRKPNLPTS